CTTGAGCTTGGTCTGATGTACCCAGAACAACTTCCAATGGATATTTTATACGCAGGACAAGTTGGCTACATCATTACCGGAATGAAAACGGCCAAAGAAGCTCGCATTGGAGATACAGTATCCCATGCCAAAACAAGCGTTACTCCATTTCCTGGATTTAAATCTGCAAAATCTATGGTGTTTGCTGGGATCTATCCTGTTGATTCAACAGAATTTGAACTACTTGCTGACGCTATTGAAAAATTAACACTTAACGACGCAAGCGTGAACGTTGAGAAAAAAACATCTACAGCCCTTGGTCTTGGTTTTCGTTGTGGGTTTTTAGGTCTTTTGCATATGGATGTGTTTAAACAAAGACTTGAACAAGAATACAACCTGAGCATCATTGCCACTGCTCCAAGCGTACTTTACTACATCGATCTACGCCATGAAGGCGGAAGACTGAGCATTGAAAACCCTGCAGATTTTCCAGACCCAAGCAGAATTGAACAGATTTTAGAGCCAATGCTTAACGGCACGATCATCGTACCAAAGCAGTATCTTGGAAATATCATGTCACTCTGCCAAGAAAAGCGCGGAATCCAAAAAGACATGTCCTTTTTAGATGAAGACCGCGTTGTCTTAAGTTATTTACTTCCACTCAATGAAGTGGCTACAGATTTTTACGATACGCTTAAATCTGTCAGCTCTGGGTATGCCAGCTTTGATTATGAAATTGCTGGATATGAGGCATCAGATTTAATCAAAATGGATATTTTACTTAACGGTGAACCAGTTGATGCACTGTCTTTAATGACTCATCGAAGCAAAGCAGAAAAACTTGGCCGCGAACTTGCAGAAAAACTTGCAAAAGTTATCCCGCGCCAAATGTTTGAAGTTATCATTCAAGCTGCAATCGGAGTTAAAATTTTAGCTCGTGAACGCGTTGCAGCCCTTCGCAAAAACGTGACTGCAAAGTGCTACGGTGGCGACGTAACTCGTAAACGAAAACTTCTTGAAAAACAAAAAGAAGGTAAAAAACGAATGAAACAAGTCGGTACCGTTTCTGTTCCACAAGAAGCATTCCTCACTATTTTAAAACGATCTTAATAAAAAAGGTGCCAGGCTTTTAAACCTGGCGCCTTTTTATCTTTTAAAAGTTAATTCTTGCTAGTAGCCAATTGCAGGATTCATTGCTACATAATCATCACTATCAGACCCGCTTCTTTCATTGTCAGCCTTGTTAGCAACAGCAACAGTTAAAGCAACTCCAACAATAACTCCAGTAACTACCGCTCCAATAGCGATAGCAGCATGAAAAGCCACCACGATAGCTGCAATAGCTAAAACAACCAGTGCCGCTACAATACACTGTCCAGCCGTCAACTTGCTAAAATCTGGCAAGAATGCTTTAAGCATTCGAGCCATAGCGCTATCCCCACCATCTGTAAAGCCTTTTTTCACTTCTTCTGTTTTTTTGGCAACTTCAGCATCAGCTGCGCCAGAGACTTCTTTTAATTGCTCACTTAATTTATTCATGACATCTGTCATGGTCTTTAAAGCCTCTTTTGTCATATTTCCTTCATGGCTCAATGCTTTATCGCCCAAAAGAGCATCAATGTTTTTATCAAGCTTTTCTTTCATATCGTTTAATTCTTTTATGTGTTCTGGCGTTATTTTACCGCCCTTAGAAATAGCATCCATCATCTCTGAAAATTTATTAATATCAATAACTTTATCACAAGACTCTTCTACTTCTTTGTTGCTACTTATTTTATCAAGGACATTTGTTTTCAAATAATTCAATCTGCCTTTGTCATATTTTGATAGCTCCATTTCACCGGGCTTTAAAGCCACTTCTGGAGCAACTTCTGGAGCAAGACTTTCAAACATTGCATCTGAAACATCAGGGGCTTTTTTTGCGGCTGCGTCTTTTTGTAACTTTTCTCTTTTGTTAGCCTCTTCAAGCGCTCGAAATGATTCATTTAATCTTCCATTAAGGCTATCTAATTTATCGTTAGCAGCTTTTAGCTTATTACCTGCTGCATCTATTTTCTTTGTAACATCGGCCCTACCTTCCACTGGAGTCCGATAATAACTATCGCGCAATCTATTTCTTTCCTTCAGCGCATCCATTTTATCTTTCATTGCTGCATCATGCTCAGCAAGAACAGCTTTATGATTTGCTGCAGGATCACTAACCGTATCGACATGCTCACTACCCTCCATGGCATACATTCCTGCTACTGCAAAAAATGATAACAACATTGATCTTTTAAATATATTCATAATCTGGTCCCTTTTTTAATTTTAAAAGTTAATTCTTGCTATGAGCCAATTGCAGAATTCATTGGTACATAATCATCAGAAGAAGACTCAGAACTTCTTAGCGATGCACGAACTTTAATAACAGCAAGAGCAGGCAGTGATATTGGCAAAGTAGCAACAATAACAATAAATACAACTAGGGTAGCGACACAATTTAAAATAAATTTAAAAGCGCTCAGAATACTTTTACCAATACTAGCTGTTTTTAAAGACGTGACCAATTCTTCTGGTGTCTGATTTAAAACTCTAGCCTGATCTTCTGGTGTAATTTCGCCTCCACCATCCATCGATTCTTCAACTTTATTCATGCTATCTATAGCTTTATTAAGCGAAACCACGTCTTCTTTAGAAAGCGATGCTTTTAATTTCCCTGCAGGCTCTGCTAGAAGCTTCTCCATTAAACTGGCAGCCTTGAGCTGCGCATCTCCAATATCTGCACGATCTTGAGGCGTCATCTTTCCAGCTTTTGTAATTCTATCTAAAACATTAGAAACTGATGAAAAATCAATCCCATTTTTTTGAAAACCTTCTATTTGGTTAATCTTATCGAAAATTTCTGTTTTCATCTTTATAGCAACTTGCTTATCTTCCTCTGACAATTTCTCTTCTCCGGGCTTTAATGCCACTTCTGGAGCTGCTTCTGGAGCAACTGCTGGAGCTGCTTCTGGAGCAACTTCTTGAGCAACTTCTTGAGCAACTTCTTGAGCAACTGCTGGAGCTGCTTCTGGAGCAACTTCTGGAGCAACTGCTGGAGCTGCTTCTGGAGCAACTTCTGGAGCAACTGCTGGAGCAAGACTTTGAAACATTGCAGCTGAAACATCAGGGGCTTTTTTTGCGTCTGCTGCTTTTTGCAACTGTTCTCTTTCTTTAGCCTCTCGAATATTTATCCTTGCAGTCTGTAGATCAGTCAGGGATTGCTTAGATCGAGTTCTAAGATCAGTCAACTCTTTTTTTAACGCTTCTTTTTCTTCTGACTTCATTGTCTGATAATGATCACTCCTCTCACGATAATCTTCAGCTTCTTTATTTAGTGCGTCTTTCTTCGCGTTTGCCTTATCTAACTTTTCCTGCGCCTCAGCAACGGTATCAAGCTTTTCATTTGCACCTGGAGCTGTATTTTCATGCTCACCTTCCATGGCATACATTTCTGCTACGGCAAAAACCGATAACAACATTGATCTTTTAAATATATTCATAATCTGGTCCCTTCTTTAAAAAAATGTTAAAACTCACAACTAATTTTTTACATCACATGCAACTAAAAATATTGCTTGCGCGCTTGATGCAAGCACAAAAACATCATAATCGGTTACAAAAACCCCATCAAAGCTTGAAACCATGCTTATAATGGTGGTTAAATATCCCAAGGCTTTTATTTTCTTTTCCTGCCTATTTTCCATAAAACAACCCCTGTTTTCAATTGAATCTATAAAATTTTTTAGCTGACCTAGATCATGCTCAAAACCACGAGCATTTAACCCAGTCAGCTTTCCTGAAAGAATTTTTAATAAATTTTCAAGGCCATTTGATTGCTGGTTCCCCCAGTAGTTACCCTTGGCTCTCTGGGAGACAGCCGCGTTCAAGCGGTCGTCACTGCTTGATGAAAGTAAATTAAAAAGTTCTTGTTTTTCTTCTCGCAAAATACTTTGAAGTTTTTCAATGTCAGACTTTACAAAGAATTCTTTATTTTTCATGGTGTCAGTCCAATCAGAAAAAGATCTAAGACCAAGATCCTGTGCCAGCGGCAAGACTTCTTGAATGAATTTTTTTGAAGCAATAGAAATACGCACAGGCTTGTGAGAACACGAATTGTTAAAAAAGCCGCCAAACAGATTAGCTGAGGTAAACAGCCCCAAAAGAATTGAATGTCGAATCAATGTTTTTTTATACAAAAAGCCCATATTCGTAGTCCCCCTAAATTTCTGCTATACTCAAGATATCCAATTACAAGTTCCTTTCGCAAGAGTTATAAAAACTTTTCAATTGATTTTTTTGATACACACAGTAAATTCAAAAAAATAAGGGACGGGAACAAAAAGCTATTTAATTACTGGATCGAAAGATCCAACCATCCAGGCAACACCGACGAAGTGCGGCAAGCCTGAGGATAACGAGGCATATGAAACACGATTCAAGTAACTCAAAAGATCACAGTAGTCAAAACTCTGAGCATCCTGTTTTTTCAGGAAATATCTATATTTTTTCAGCTTTTGACATTGGTTTTGACATTGACTTTAAAGCAATCAAGCAATGCAAAGAAATTCAAACATCCTACGTGCATGTTCCAAAGTTTTTCAAGCATTATCACCTACCCCTAGAAATTGAATTGCCTCATCCAAACGACACATCTCGTTGCATCAGCAGCAAGATTCATCAGTTTGGCGTTATCTCACTGACTTATAAAATTCCAGTTTCAGAGTCCCTTCTTGACTTGAGAACAAGCCTGATCAAACTGGATGAAAAATATCAAAAACAGAGCGTCAATGACGCCTATTCGATTTATAAACGATTAAAGCCATTCATCGTAAAACCTAACTTTTTCCATCTAAAATCCAGCTACACGATTTTACAAATTAACACGAATTCAAATATCACTGGCGGTCAGATGAAAGAACAGTACGGGCATGATATTGCATCGCTTTTACGATTTGAAACCGAATCTCTTTCAGACTTTCAAAAAGAAGCAATCATCGATTCTTCAACTGGATACTTTAAAAAAGATCTAATCATTGTCGATACCCAAGCAGCCTTCATTTATGATCCACAGTACAAAGAGCTTCTCGATTTCTTTGAGCTTGGAAACATTCAACAGCTCGAGCTTCATTATTTCGATAAACTTTTAGATAAACAGCTTGCAACACTGTATGAACGCAAAGTTCAAAATTTACCACTTCTTT
The Candidatus Dependentiae bacterium genome window above contains:
- the lepA gene encoding translation elongation factor 4; this encodes MKKINLTQFTPDKIRNFSIIAHIDHGKSTLADRLLEFTGTISTRSGLNVQFLDKLQVEKERGITVKAQTASMIYEYKNETYLLNLIDTPGHVDFSYEVSRSLYACQGALLLVDAAQGVQAQTMANFYLAFEQDLTIVPVLNKIDLPNANVPKISKELNTLFDFTQEEIVECSAKTGFGITNILEAIITRMPAPKSNLTAPLKALLFDSWYDEYRGVICLVALQDGMLKKGDQVYLHQSNCKHEILELGLMYPEQLPMDILYAGQVGYIITGMKTAKEARIGDTVSHAKTSVTPFPGFKSAKSMVFAGIYPVDSTEFELLADAIEKLTLNDASVNVEKKTSTALGLGFRCGFLGLLHMDVFKQRLEQEYNLSIIATAPSVLYYIDLRHEGGRLSIENPADFPDPSRIEQILEPMLNGTIIVPKQYLGNIMSLCQEKRGIQKDMSFLDEDRVVLSYLLPLNEVATDFYDTLKSVSSGYASFDYEIAGYEASDLIKMDILLNGEPVDALSLMTHRSKAEKLGRELAEKLAKVIPRQMFEVIIQAAIGVKILARERVAALRKNVTAKCYGGDVTRKRKLLEKQKEGKKRMKQVGTVSVPQEAFLTILKRS